The following are from one region of the Leptospira selangorensis genome:
- a CDS encoding AraC family transcriptional regulator, whose protein sequence is MDFVQKALWFIEGHSKENISLEDVAKNAGVSPFHLTRTFSLTMGVSLMRYLRGRRLSEAAKILAEKGSNILDLALDIGYGSHEAFTRAFRDQFSITPEQLKSQGHLGNVNLVEAITLNAEPIPKIDPPRFETIPPRLFAGTVQHYDCQMPAGIPNQWQSFGVYLGNIPSQVGDAAYGVCYNFDAEGNFDYMCGVEVSNSSGLPKEFQVLKIPAQKYAVFTHKGHIAGIRATFAAAGKWFPDSGVKPFEGANLERYGKEFNPVTGMGGLEIWIPVED, encoded by the coding sequence ATGGATTTCGTTCAAAAGGCTCTCTGGTTTATCGAAGGTCATTCTAAAGAAAATATTTCTCTAGAAGATGTAGCAAAGAATGCAGGGGTTTCTCCCTTTCATCTAACACGAACCTTCTCTCTGACTATGGGAGTTTCTTTGATGAGATATCTAAGAGGACGACGTCTGAGCGAGGCTGCAAAGATATTGGCGGAAAAAGGATCCAATATTTTAGATCTTGCTTTGGATATTGGTTACGGATCTCACGAAGCATTTACTAGAGCTTTTAGAGATCAGTTTTCGATCACTCCTGAACAACTCAAGTCCCAGGGTCATCTTGGTAATGTGAACTTAGTGGAGGCTATCACCTTGAACGCAGAACCAATTCCTAAAATCGATCCACCCAGATTCGAAACTATCCCGCCTAGACTTTTTGCGGGCACTGTACAACATTACGATTGTCAAATGCCGGCAGGAATTCCAAATCAATGGCAAAGTTTCGGAGTATATTTGGGAAATATTCCTTCTCAGGTCGGAGACGCTGCTTACGGAGTTTGTTATAATTTCGATGCAGAAGGTAACTTCGATTATATGTGCGGAGTAGAAGTTTCAAATTCTTCCGGGTTACCTAAAGAGTTCCAGGTATTAAAAATCCCTGCTCAGAAGTATGCCGTGTTTACTCATAAGGGTCATATTGCCGGGATCAGAGCTACATTTGCTGCAGCAGGCAAATGGTTTCCTGATTCCGGAGTAAAACCTTTCGAAGGTGCAAACTTAGAAAGGTATGGTAAAGAATTCAATCCAGTCACAGGAATGGGTGGATTAGAAATTTGGATCCCCGTAGAGGATTAA
- a CDS encoding class I SAM-dependent methyltransferase, with product MSSILELEPHPEYPEAYMVCRRTGVHFYKLAKERDYEDSYFQEEYKNQYKKTYYEDEPQLRNLAKARLEMMSAFQDPKGKTLFEIGSAAGFFLSEAEKKGYKVKGLELSSTEAEYSKNKLGLDVVSGSFLDDSIFPKETFDAVCAFFVIEHFPNAELVLERINKLLKPGGLLFLGLPSLNGPSFQTNPEEWFRTHPSDHFWDYSPDSLKKMLKMYGLVTVYRKPMSYHPNRDKGWKGKYLTHRLFVRFANLSCYADTFHSIAIKKI from the coding sequence ATGTCCTCAATACTCGAATTGGAACCTCATCCAGAATATCCGGAAGCCTATATGGTATGCCGTCGCACGGGGGTCCATTTCTATAAATTGGCAAAGGAAAGGGATTACGAAGATTCCTACTTTCAGGAAGAATACAAGAATCAGTACAAAAAGACCTACTATGAGGACGAACCTCAGCTTAGAAATTTAGCCAAGGCACGTTTAGAAATGATGAGCGCATTCCAAGATCCGAAAGGTAAAACTCTTTTCGAAATAGGATCTGCCGCTGGCTTCTTCTTATCCGAAGCGGAGAAGAAAGGATACAAAGTTAAAGGTCTGGAACTTTCTTCCACAGAAGCGGAATACTCCAAAAACAAATTAGGTTTGGATGTTGTCTCCGGTTCGTTCTTGGATGATTCTATTTTTCCCAAAGAAACTTTCGATGCGGTCTGTGCGTTTTTTGTAATAGAACATTTTCCGAATGCGGAACTTGTTTTAGAAAGGATCAATAAATTGTTAAAGCCGGGTGGGCTATTATTCTTAGGTCTTCCTTCATTGAATGGACCTTCTTTTCAAACCAATCCTGAAGAATGGTTTCGTACTCATCCGTCGGACCATTTTTGGGATTACTCACCCGATTCTCTTAAAAAAATGTTGAAAATGTACGGTCTCGTCACGGTATATAGGAAACCAATGTCATACCACCCTAATAGAGATAAGGGATGGAAAGGCAAATACCTGACACATCGGCTCTTTGTTCGCTTCGCAAACCTCTCCTGCTACGCCGACACATTCCACTCAATCGCGATTAAAAAAATATGA
- the modB gene encoding molybdate ABC transporter permease subunit: MDTFDWDSIRYPLFLTLKVTFFSTFFAALLGIFFAYWMSKLRFFGRAFADAILTLPMVLPPTVLGYYLLVIFGKKGLLGHFLIEQFHYSILFNLHGAVLASTIVSFPLVYRSAKATFEDLDPEYEEIALTLGKSKWETFLTVILPLSWRGILAGSMMAYARGMGEFGATLMIAGNIPEKTQTIALAIYDSVQSGKDEFSLVLVFVASITCVLVLTVSGILLKKSHW, translated from the coding sequence ATGGATACTTTTGATTGGGACTCCATCAGATATCCTTTATTTCTCACATTAAAGGTAACATTTTTTTCTACATTCTTCGCTGCTTTACTCGGGATATTTTTCGCATACTGGATGTCCAAACTTAGATTTTTCGGAAGGGCATTTGCAGATGCAATTCTAACTCTGCCAATGGTTCTTCCCCCTACTGTTCTCGGGTATTATCTATTGGTAATATTCGGTAAAAAAGGACTGCTCGGGCATTTTCTTATAGAACAATTCCATTATTCTATATTATTCAATTTGCATGGAGCAGTTTTAGCTTCTACAATTGTTTCCTTCCCCTTAGTTTATAGATCCGCAAAAGCAACTTTTGAAGATCTAGATCCTGAATATGAAGAGATCGCCCTCACCCTAGGAAAATCTAAATGGGAAACTTTTTTAACCGTGATACTTCCACTTTCCTGGAGAGGAATTTTAGCAGGTTCCATGATGGCTTACGCAAGAGGAATGGGAGAATTTGGCGCCACATTAATGATCGCAGGAAATATTCCTGAAAAAACACAAACCATTGCGCTTGCAATTTATGATTCTGTTCAATCCGGAAAAGACGAATTTTCTTTGGTTCTTGTATTCGTAGCATCCATTACTTGTGTATTGGTATTGACAGTTTCCGGGATCTTACTTAAAAAATCTCATTGGTAA
- a CDS encoding RidA family protein — protein MSILEKIKSLGLELPPAPKAIAAYIPAIQTGNLVFTSGQLPLKDGKLMLTGTLGAGLSIDDVKAATEQAALNGLAAIAGVIGDLDKIKSIVKIGVFVASNPDFTEQHLVANHASNLLLSIFGEAGRHARFAVGNSALPLGAPVEVEMTVSLG, from the coding sequence ATGAGCATACTCGAAAAAATCAAATCCCTTGGGTTGGAACTCCCACCTGCGCCTAAGGCGATTGCAGCTTATATACCTGCCATACAAACAGGAAATCTGGTATTCACTTCCGGCCAATTACCCTTGAAAGACGGCAAACTTATGCTTACTGGAACCCTTGGGGCCGGACTTTCTATAGATGATGTAAAGGCTGCCACAGAACAAGCTGCGTTGAACGGACTCGCAGCGATCGCAGGAGTGATCGGAGATTTGGATAAAATAAAGAGTATCGTAAAAATCGGAGTATTTGTGGCTTCCAACCCTGATTTTACGGAACAACATCTGGTCGCGAATCATGCATCCAATCTACTCTTAAGTATTTTTGGAGAAGCAGGACGTCATGCACGCTTTGCAGTGGGAAATTCTGCTCTTCCATTAGGAGCTCCGGTAGAAGTGGAAATGACGGTTTCTTTAGGATGA
- a CDS encoding DEAD/DEAH box helicase has translation MKFEELNLEPNLQKAIQEAGFTELTPIQEKAIPPGMEGRDVTGLAQTGTGKTVAFLVPTIHSILTRGIQGVSTLILAPTRELVIQISEEAEKLLKHTDYRVVPIIGGTDYKVQNRDLNGLNGLIVATPGRLIDLARSGSADLEKVEFFILDEADRMLDMGFIYDIRWLLHKCKNRKQTLLFSATLSVEVMRLAYRFMNEPVEIQINPDKLITERIDQKLVHLGREEKLPYMVNSILAEELEGQGIIFTNFKANIPKIVYSLRKYGIPITGISSDLDQKKRLRLMRDFKSGKFKFMVATDVASRGIDVENIEVVFNFDLPQDTENYVHRIGRTARAGRVGKSISFCSESDYVELEKIEKYLKQKIDVLPVHEEALTFPSGEFQVFVGGDAFDNAPVERNGNRNQGRGDRGPKKQRGDFQRNGSGGNQRGEKTWNKESGDRKKDFNRDSKPGGKQQHGGHKKRPEAAIQEAQEFLQKADSVFGSNGARKDRGPKNQNQKKGKQRSDFQKQHSPNHQNHENKKQKSNYDKSKRNLFDINDSKRSSDKKKGSIWTRIKSFFGG, from the coding sequence ATGAAATTCGAAGAATTAAATCTAGAGCCTAACCTGCAAAAAGCAATCCAAGAAGCAGGATTTACCGAGCTCACTCCTATACAAGAAAAAGCAATCCCTCCCGGAATGGAAGGAAGGGATGTTACCGGTTTAGCACAAACAGGAACCGGAAAGACAGTGGCATTCTTGGTGCCTACAATTCACTCCATCTTGACGAGAGGAATACAAGGAGTCAGTACTTTGATCCTTGCTCCTACAAGAGAGTTAGTGATCCAAATTTCGGAAGAAGCCGAAAAGTTACTGAAACATACGGACTATAGAGTTGTGCCGATCATCGGTGGTACTGATTATAAAGTCCAGAACAGAGATCTAAACGGACTTAACGGTCTTATCGTTGCAACTCCAGGAAGATTGATAGACCTCGCAAGAAGCGGAAGCGCTGATCTAGAAAAGGTTGAGTTCTTCATTTTGGATGAAGCGGATCGTATGTTGGACATGGGTTTCATCTACGATATACGTTGGCTTCTTCATAAATGTAAGAATAGAAAGCAAACTTTACTTTTTTCTGCAACTCTCTCCGTCGAAGTTATGCGTCTTGCATATCGTTTTATGAACGAGCCGGTTGAGATACAGATCAACCCTGATAAACTCATCACTGAAAGAATTGATCAGAAGCTGGTTCATTTGGGAAGAGAGGAGAAATTACCATATATGGTGAACTCCATTCTCGCAGAAGAACTGGAAGGACAAGGAATTATATTCACAAATTTTAAAGCGAATATTCCTAAAATAGTTTATTCTCTTAGAAAGTACGGAATTCCGATCACTGGAATTTCTTCCGACCTAGATCAGAAAAAAAGACTTAGACTGATGAGGGATTTTAAATCCGGAAAGTTCAAGTTTATGGTGGCGACCGATGTTGCAAGCCGAGGTATCGACGTAGAGAATATCGAAGTAGTTTTCAATTTCGATCTTCCCCAGGACACTGAGAACTATGTGCATAGGATCGGAAGAACTGCAAGAGCAGGAAGAGTGGGTAAATCCATTAGCTTCTGCTCCGAATCCGATTATGTTGAATTGGAGAAGATAGAAAAATATCTGAAACAAAAGATAGACGTTCTACCGGTTCACGAAGAAGCACTTACATTCCCTTCCGGTGAGTTCCAAGTTTTTGTAGGTGGGGATGCATTTGATAATGCTCCTGTCGAAAGAAACGGGAACAGAAACCAAGGAAGAGGCGACAGAGGTCCTAAAAAACAAAGAGGCGATTTCCAACGTAACGGTAGCGGTGGGAATCAAAGAGGGGAAAAAACCTGGAACAAAGAATCTGGAGATCGCAAAAAAGATTTCAACAGAGATTCAAAACCAGGCGGCAAGCAGCAACACGGCGGTCATAAAAAAAGACCGGAAGCTGCTATCCAAGAAGCCCAAGAGTTTTTACAAAAAGCGGACAGCGTATTCGGTTCCAATGGTGCTCGTAAAGATAGAGGCCCGAAAAACCAGAACCAGAAGAAAGGAAAACAACGTTCCGATTTCCAAAAACAACATTCTCCAAATCATCAAAACCACGAGAATAAAAAACAAAAATCGAATTACGATAAGAGCAAACGTAACTTATTCGATATAAACGATTCTAAAAGATCTTCAGACAAGAAGAAGGGATCAATTTGGACAAGGATCAAATCCTTCTTTGGGGGTTAG
- a CDS encoding metal-sulfur cluster assembly factor, giving the protein MQLLEQPTQEIEKRVYAEIHRVEDPEIGISVAELGLIYKIQVEGDKAKIEMTYTSMACPAGPQMKKDIEDNALRVEGINSVDVEVVWTPKWDPRAMASEEAKMDLGIFDY; this is encoded by the coding sequence ATGCAATTATTAGAACAACCAACTCAAGAGATCGAAAAAAGGGTCTATGCTGAGATCCATAGGGTAGAAGATCCAGAGATAGGTATCTCCGTGGCGGAGTTAGGTCTGATCTATAAGATCCAGGTAGAAGGTGATAAAGCCAAAATAGAAATGACTTATACTTCTATGGCTTGTCCTGCCGGCCCTCAAATGAAAAAGGATATCGAAGATAACGCTCTTAGAGTGGAAGGTATCAACTCAGTGGATGTTGAGGTAGTTTGGACTCCTAAATGGGACCCAAGAGCAATGGCTTCCGAAGAAGCTAAAATGGATCTTGGGATTTTCGATTACTAA
- a CDS encoding ATP-binding cassette domain-containing protein, with protein sequence MSLTVDIRKKLSDGNRKFELDVQFEFSGEFQVLYGPSGAGKSLTLRALAGLLKPDSGHISFADAVYFDSSSKKYIPPQKRNLGYVPQSYGLFPHLTVRKNIEFGLNKIFQTTKKKDKETVSYLMNLFEIEETSESYPKHLSGGQKQRVAIARALARDPKILLLDEPFAALHTDLRQKMREELKSLRHKIRMPILLISHDPKDLEYFGTSALYMEDGRIISNRS encoded by the coding sequence ATGTCTTTAACGGTAGACATCCGAAAAAAACTCTCCGACGGAAATCGAAAATTCGAATTGGATGTCCAGTTTGAATTTTCGGGAGAATTTCAGGTATTATACGGTCCTTCCGGAGCAGGAAAAAGTCTCACCTTACGAGCATTAGCCGGTCTTTTAAAGCCTGATTCCGGGCATATATCTTTTGCAGACGCTGTCTATTTTGATTCTTCTTCCAAAAAATATATCCCGCCCCAAAAAAGAAATCTAGGCTATGTTCCCCAAAGTTATGGACTGTTTCCTCATCTAACTGTCAGAAAGAATATAGAATTCGGATTAAACAAAATCTTTCAAACCACGAAAAAAAAAGACAAGGAAACAGTTTCTTATCTGATGAATTTATTCGAGATAGAAGAAACTTCCGAAAGTTATCCTAAACATCTTTCAGGTGGGCAAAAACAAAGAGTGGCGATCGCAAGAGCACTTGCAAGAGATCCTAAAATTTTACTTTTAGATGAACCGTTTGCGGCACTTCATACGGATCTAAGACAAAAGATGAGAGAAGAATTAAAAAGTTTAAGGCATAAGATCAGAATGCCAATTCTTCTGATCTCACATGACCCCAAGGATCTGGAATATTTCGGGACTAGTGCCCTTTATATGGAAGACGGTAGGATAATTAGTAACCGTTCTTAG
- the chrA gene encoding chromate efflux transporter, protein MKEVFFTFLKLGLISFGGPTAHLAYFYQEFVIRKKWISEEVYKELLAVCQFLPGPASSQLGICIGTLRSGWKAGCIAWFGFTLPSILLMVGFGILLKSNIVPDLKWVHGLKLVAAAVVAHAILTMWKNSKDHTYKIYMVIGSALITLVFSGAFTQLIVILIGAGIGFFLFKEETDLPYVSVSFSVPKKIAFWSLGFFFLLLFLLPLLKSFSGLLSFAISDSFYRSGALVFGGGHVVLPLLENEVVRQGWLGKEEFLAGYGAAQAMPGPLFTFASYLGYMISGYGGAILSTAFVFLPSFLLVFGFFPLWEKIRNYPKMRTVIDAIQFCALGILLSAFCTPVFTSSVYSAYDLFIFCSLFSLMVFLKVPNWLILIIGLISPFLNPF, encoded by the coding sequence ATGAAAGAAGTATTTTTTACTTTTTTAAAATTAGGTCTGATCTCTTTCGGCGGCCCTACTGCGCATTTAGCTTATTTCTATCAAGAATTCGTAATTCGCAAAAAATGGATCTCGGAAGAAGTTTATAAGGAATTATTGGCGGTTTGCCAATTTCTTCCTGGTCCTGCGAGCAGCCAATTGGGGATCTGTATTGGAACTCTTCGTTCTGGTTGGAAAGCAGGATGTATTGCTTGGTTCGGATTTACACTTCCTTCCATTCTATTGATGGTCGGTTTTGGAATTTTATTAAAATCGAATATAGTTCCGGATCTAAAATGGGTACACGGTTTAAAATTGGTAGCTGCTGCAGTTGTGGCTCATGCGATCTTGACCATGTGGAAAAATTCCAAAGACCATACATATAAGATCTATATGGTCATCGGCTCCGCACTGATTACCTTAGTATTTTCAGGTGCATTTACCCAATTGATCGTGATTTTGATAGGGGCCGGGATCGGATTTTTTCTATTTAAAGAAGAAACTGATCTTCCTTATGTTTCAGTTTCCTTCTCCGTTCCGAAAAAGATCGCATTCTGGTCTTTAGGTTTTTTCTTCCTTCTTCTTTTTTTATTACCCTTATTAAAATCATTCTCCGGTTTGCTGTCCTTTGCGATCTCTGATTCATTTTATAGATCAGGTGCTTTGGTTTTTGGAGGAGGGCATGTGGTCCTTCCTTTATTGGAGAACGAAGTAGTAAGACAAGGTTGGCTCGGAAAAGAAGAATTTTTAGCAGGGTATGGGGCAGCTCAAGCGATGCCTGGTCCTTTGTTTACATTTGCTTCTTACCTAGGTTATATGATCTCAGGTTACGGTGGAGCTATTCTTTCTACTGCTTTCGTATTTCTTCCTTCTTTTCTTTTGGTGTTTGGATTTTTTCCTCTTTGGGAAAAAATAAGAAATTATCCGAAGATGAGGACCGTGATAGATGCGATCCAGTTTTGTGCATTAGGAATTTTATTGTCCGCATTCTGTACCCCTGTATTCACTTCTTCCGTTTACTCCGCTTATGATCTTTTTATATTCTGCTCGTTGTTCTCTTTGATGGTTTTCTTAAAGGTCCCGAACTGGTTGATCTTGATCATTGGTTTAATTTCTCCATTCTTAAATCCGTTCTGA
- the modA gene encoding molybdate ABC transporter substrate-binding protein, which yields MIKRLYILLPVLLLLIQSPSYTQEKEKEITISAASSLTDVLKELGTTFKQKTGIKAVFNFGSSGSLYQQIEKGAPVDVFISADQDIVDKGIKAEVLESSTKTILLKNTLVLIQPKASELKIKKLEDLQLPEIKRIAIGNPSSVPAGKYAEEVLTKNNLNISLKEKFIPAENVRQVLDYVGREEVEVGFVYITDAAIAESKVKIALTLSGHKPILYPGILVTGTKNSEEAKSFLEFLKKSPEAKETFIKYKFILP from the coding sequence ATGATCAAAAGATTATATATTTTACTCCCTGTTTTACTTCTACTCATCCAATCCCCTTCTTACACACAAGAGAAGGAAAAAGAGATCACAATCTCTGCAGCATCCAGCTTGACCGATGTTTTGAAAGAACTCGGAACCACATTCAAACAAAAAACAGGGATCAAGGCAGTATTCAATTTCGGATCTTCCGGAAGTTTATACCAACAAATAGAAAAAGGTGCTCCGGTAGATGTTTTTATCTCAGCAGATCAGGACATAGTAGATAAAGGGATTAAAGCGGAAGTTTTAGAATCCTCTACAAAAACGATCTTACTCAAAAATACTTTAGTTCTAATCCAACCCAAGGCAAGCGAACTCAAGATCAAAAAATTGGAAGATCTACAATTGCCCGAGATCAAAAGAATCGCGATTGGAAATCCAAGTTCTGTTCCGGCAGGGAAATATGCGGAAGAAGTTCTTACCAAGAATAACTTAAACATTTCCTTAAAAGAAAAATTTATCCCGGCAGAAAACGTAAGGCAAGTTTTAGACTATGTAGGAAGAGAAGAAGTAGAAGTTGGATTTGTATACATCACAGATGCAGCAATCGCAGAATCCAAAGTTAAGATAGCACTTACATTAAGTGGACACAAACCGATCTTATACCCGGGAATTTTAGTAACCGGGACCAAAAATTCAGAAGAAGCAAAATCTTTCTTGGAATTCTTAAAAAAATCTCCAGAAGCAAAAGAAACATTTATAAAATATAAGTTTATACTTCCTTAA